The Clostridioides sp. ES-S-0010-02 genome window below encodes:
- the ftsY gene encoding signal recognition particle-docking protein FtsY: MLKKLFGFGKDKDKELEKKDVGSEEEIETGADNLENVEETIFSGFEEEVVDKVEDIPEKTEEEVVDESAEEDREIEDKIDTNEQDVEEIINNDSLDSEIEALNNDNNDEETEHEDYENKEEKYEEKKVNLFERLKQGLTKAKQGITDRIDEVLKSYTKIDEELLEDLEEILITADVGVNTTMDIIEKLRDKIKQKGITEPIKVREELKSIVEDILTNENSTLDIEPAPCIILMVGVNGVGKTTTIGKLANRYKKDGKKVLLAAADTFRAAATEQLEIWANRTNVDIIKHQEGADPGAVVFDAIKAAKARKADLLICDTAGRLHNKANLMNELGKVFKIVDREFPEAKREVLLVVDATTGQNAVVQAKTFKEVADITGIVLTKLDGTAKGGVVLAVKSEVDVPVKLIGVGERVEDLQDFDAKSFSDALFGN; this comes from the coding sequence GTGTTAAAAAAATTATTTGGTTTTGGCAAAGACAAGGATAAGGAATTAGAAAAAAAAGATGTTGGCTCAGAAGAAGAAATAGAAACTGGTGCTGACAACTTAGAAAATGTAGAAGAAACAATTTTTTCAGGGTTTGAGGAGGAAGTTGTAGATAAAGTAGAAGATATTCCAGAAAAAACTGAAGAAGAAGTTGTTGATGAAAGTGCTGAAGAAGATAGAGAGATAGAAGATAAGATAGATACTAATGAACAAGATGTAGAAGAGATAATAAATAATGATTCTCTAGATAGTGAAATAGAAGCATTAAACAATGATAATAATGATGAAGAAACTGAACATGAAGATTATGAAAATAAAGAAGAGAAATATGAAGAAAAGAAAGTTAATTTGTTTGAAAGATTAAAACAAGGATTAACAAAGGCAAAACAAGGAATAACTGATAGAATAGATGAGGTTTTAAAATCATATACAAAAATAGATGAAGAATTGCTTGAGGATTTAGAGGAAATTTTAATAACAGCAGATGTTGGTGTAAATACAACTATGGACATAATTGAGAAACTAAGAGATAAGATAAAGCAAAAGGGAATTACTGAACCAATAAAGGTAAGAGAAGAACTTAAATCTATAGTTGAAGATATCCTTACAAATGAAAACTCTACATTAGACATAGAACCAGCTCCATGTATAATCCTAATGGTAGGTGTAAATGGAGTAGGTAAAACTACTACGATAGGAAAATTGGCAAATAGATATAAAAAAGATGGAAAAAAAGTTTTATTAGCAGCAGCAGATACATTTAGAGCAGCAGCAACAGAGCAATTAGAAATCTGGGCAAATAGAACTAATGTAGATATAATAAAGCATCAAGAAGGAGCAGATCCAGGAGCAGTAGTGTTTGATGCCATAAAGGCAGCAAAAGCTAGAAAGGCAGATTTATTAATATGTGATACAGCCGGAAGATTACACAACAAAGCTAATCTTATGAATGAACTTGGAAAAGTATTTAAAATAGTAGATAGAGAATTTCCAGAAGCAAAGCGTGAGGTACTTCTTGTAGTAGATGCCACAACAGGTCAAAATGCAGTTGTTCAAGCTAAAACATTTAAAGAAGTTGCAGATATAACAGGTATAGTACTTACAAAACTTGATGGAACAGCAAAAGGTGGAGTAGTGCTTGCAGTAAAGTCAGAAGTAGATGTACCTGTAAAACTTATTGGAGTTGGAGAAAGAGTAGAAGACTTACAGGATTTTGATGCAAAATCATTTTCAGATGCATTATTTGGTAACTAG
- the smc gene encoding chromosome segregation protein SMC, whose product MYLKRLELKGFKSFPVKTDIIFKEGITAIVGPNGSGKSNISDAVRWVLGEQSIKSLRGDKLEDVIFAGTDTKKPMNYCEVALTIDNSENQLELDFTEVTIRRRAYRNGESEFFLNNKSCRLKDIKEVFLDTGIGKDGYSIIEQGKVDEILSNNPLSRRKVFDEACGISKYRYKKQEAERNLSNTKENLERIDDIYIEIENQLKPLFNQQTKAKKYLEISEKLKILEVNNFIREIEGIEKELSEVDEHSKVLEKELKEKEEQKNVVEKKQEDVDKEIEVLQDVIEKSVDYINSIKGVISKKESQINLIKERIKNFTNEIHRKNSEINNIKEKLNENKVYIKELESNKSSNSEELSILQENIKKLESSKENQRMKLESLNNDIELFKENIIDILNKKQEFSNKLSALNANKENMNIRDENINSEIAELNQNVQTKSSELDSINKDFNMKKETLNNVNNRNKKLTADLQYSINELNKIEDEIQKSKYNLNGYNSKLNVYIDMENHYEGFNRGVKEVLKNKDLRGIHGALGQIINVPEKYEKSVEAALGAYMQNIITDDEFSAKSAINYLKKNNLGRVTFLPLNIIKSNKISLGNLKANTKFIGIASDLITFDEKYRNIIENILGRTIFINNIDEGIKFAKETGHRFKIVTLDGEILNPGGSLTGGSLKTNGNILSRKRFINEYTEKINDVKVEISGLEITKESLNKNIKNIKSEIDLVENEVKDLEKSIIIKSTSIENIESEIESLKSSITRLDNEKSDLGSNLNYTLEKSDIVKKEMEELENTYNQNKEKIDILSDEIKKYNDLYDKEKSEFDELNLTLVKKTEAYNSIVRDIKRISGENYELEEKTKQLDESLNYEEQEIVKLQDSISIEEKEKENLIKQLGDSNRNLETRKIAKDDLKNNFDEIGKELKIIDRQHIELKESLFKVGGRLERLKTSQDTYINKLFEQYEMTLVQALEIKDENLEIDRKFLENLKREIRSLGNINIDSIKEYEEIKERYDFYSEQKQDLEESMEEIEKLIHTLEENMKSEFEVKFEEISKNFKYVYKRLFGGGCGELTILDKENLLESDILITAQPPGKKMKNLNLLSGGEKALTAISILFAILITKPTPFCILDEIEAPLDDANIFRFGEFLKDLSKETQFISVTHRRGTMEAADYIYGVTMQEKAISKVISLKLKEAQEITDII is encoded by the coding sequence TTGTATTTAAAGAGACTAGAGTTAAAGGGATTTAAATCCTTTCCAGTAAAGACAGATATTATTTTTAAAGAAGGAATAACAGCGATAGTAGGACCAAATGGAAGTGGAAAAAGTAACATATCTGATGCCGTAAGATGGGTATTAGGAGAACAAAGTATCAAAAGTCTTAGAGGAGACAAACTTGAAGATGTAATATTTGCAGGTACAGATACAAAAAAACCCATGAATTACTGTGAAGTAGCTCTTACTATTGACAATTCTGAGAATCAATTAGAATTAGACTTTACAGAAGTGACTATAAGAAGAAGAGCTTATAGAAATGGAGAAAGTGAATTTTTTCTAAATAATAAGAGTTGCAGATTAAAGGATATAAAAGAAGTCTTTTTAGATACTGGTATTGGAAAAGATGGTTATTCAATCATAGAGCAAGGAAAAGTAGATGAAATATTGAGTAATAATCCTTTAAGTAGAAGAAAAGTTTTTGATGAAGCTTGTGGTATATCAAAATATAGATATAAAAAACAGGAAGCAGAAAGAAATTTAAGTAATACAAAAGAAAATTTAGAAAGAATAGATGATATATATATAGAAATTGAAAATCAATTAAAACCTCTTTTTAATCAACAAACAAAAGCAAAAAAGTATTTAGAAATAAGTGAAAAATTAAAAATATTAGAAGTCAATAATTTTATAAGAGAAATTGAAGGAATAGAAAAAGAACTGAGTGAAGTTGATGAGCATAGTAAAGTTCTTGAAAAAGAACTTAAAGAAAAAGAAGAACAAAAAAATGTTGTAGAGAAAAAACAAGAAGATGTTGATAAGGAGATAGAGGTACTACAAGATGTAATTGAAAAATCTGTAGATTATATAAATTCAATTAAAGGTGTTATATCAAAAAAAGAGTCACAGATAAATTTAATTAAAGAAAGAATAAAAAACTTTACAAATGAAATTCATAGAAAAAATTCTGAAATAAACAATATAAAAGAAAAGCTAAATGAAAATAAGGTATACATAAAAGAATTAGAAAGTAATAAGTCTTCAAATAGCGAAGAGTTATCGATATTACAAGAGAATATAAAAAAGTTAGAATCTAGTAAAGAAAATCAAAGGATGAAGTTGGAATCTTTAAATAATGATATAGAATTATTTAAAGAAAATATAATAGATATATTAAATAAGAAGCAAGAATTTAGTAATAAGTTATCTGCTTTAAATGCAAATAAAGAAAATATGAATATCAGAGATGAAAACATAAACTCAGAAATAGCAGAGTTAAACCAAAATGTCCAAACAAAATCTTCTGAATTAGATAGTATAAATAAAGACTTTAATATGAAAAAAGAAACTTTAAACAATGTGAATAACAGAAATAAAAAATTAACTGCTGATTTACAATATTCTATTAATGAACTCAATAAGATAGAAGATGAAATACAGAAAAGTAAATACAATCTAAATGGATATAACTCAAAGTTAAATGTTTATATAGATATGGAAAACCATTATGAGGGATTTAATAGAGGTGTAAAAGAAGTATTAAAAAATAAGGATTTAAGAGGTATTCATGGAGCGCTAGGACAGATTATAAATGTTCCTGAAAAATATGAGAAATCTGTAGAAGCAGCACTTGGTGCTTATATGCAAAATATAATAACTGATGATGAGTTTAGTGCTAAATCTGCAATAAACTATTTAAAGAAGAATAATTTAGGAAGAGTAACATTTCTGCCATTAAATATAATTAAATCAAATAAAATAAGTTTGGGAAATTTAAAAGCAAATACTAAATTTATAGGAATAGCAAGTGATTTAATTACGTTTGATGAAAAATATAGAAATATAATTGAAAATATACTTGGAAGAACGATATTTATAAATAATATAGATGAAGGGATAAAATTTGCAAAAGAAACTGGTCATAGATTTAAAATAGTAACTTTAGATGGTGAAATCTTAAATCCAGGAGGTTCTTTAACAGGAGGTAGTTTAAAAACTAACGGAAATATATTATCAAGAAAAAGATTTATTAACGAATATACAGAAAAAATAAATGATGTTAAGGTTGAGATTTCAGGTCTAGAAATTACAAAAGAATCTCTAAATAAAAATATAAAAAATATAAAAAGTGAAATTGACTTAGTTGAAAATGAAGTAAAAGATTTAGAAAAAAGCATTATAATAAAGAGTACAAGTATAGAAAATATCGAATCTGAGATTGAATCTTTAAAATCTAGTATTACTAGATTAGATAATGAGAAAAGTGATTTGGGTTCTAACTTGAATTATACTCTCGAAAAAAGTGATATTGTTAAAAAAGAGATGGAAGAATTAGAAAATACATACAATCAAAATAAAGAAAAAATTGATATATTAAGTGATGAAATAAAAAAATATAATGATTTGTATGATAAAGAAAAATCTGAATTTGATGAATTAAACCTAACTTTAGTAAAGAAAACAGAAGCTTATAATAGTATAGTTAGAGATATAAAAAGAATATCTGGTGAAAATTACGAGTTAGAAGAAAAAACCAAACAATTAGATGAATCATTAAATTATGAAGAACAAGAAATAGTTAAGTTACAAGACTCTATATCTATTGAAGAAAAAGAAAAAGAAAACTTAATTAAGCAATTAGGGGACAGCAATAGAAATCTTGAAACTAGAAAAATAGCTAAAGATGACTTGAAAAATAACTTTGATGAAATTGGTAAAGAGTTAAAAATTATAGATAGACAACATATAGAACTTAAAGAAAGTTTATTTAAGGTTGGTGGAAGATTAGAAAGATTAAAAACTAGTCAAGACACATATATAAATAAGTTATTTGAACAATATGAAATGACTTTAGTACAAGCATTGGAAATCAAAGATGAAAATCTAGAGATAGATAGAAAATTCTTAGAAAATTTAAAGAGAGAAATAAGAAGTCTTGGGAATATAAATATAGATTCTATCAAAGAATATGAAGAAATAAAAGAAAGATATGATTTTTATAGTGAACAAAAACAAGATTTAGAAGAATCTATGGAGGAAATAGAAAAACTTATACATACATTAGAAGAAAATATGAAATCTGAATTTGAGGTTAAATTTGAAGAAATAAGTAAAAACTTTAAGTATGTGTACAAAAGACTATTTGGTGGTGGATGTGGAGAATTAACTATTTTAGATAAAGAAAATTTATTAGAAAGTGATATACTAATAACAGCTCAACCACCTGGTAAAAAAATGAAAAATTTAAATCTACTGTCTGGTGGAGAAAAAGCTCTAACTGCAATAAGCATATTATTTGCAATATTAATTACAAAACCAACACCATTTTGCATATTAGATGAAATTGAGGCTCCACTTGATGATGCAAATATATTCAGATTTGGAGAATTTTTAAAAGATTTATCTAAAGAGACACAATTTATATCAGTAACTCATAGGAGAGGAACTATGGAAGCTGCTGATTATATATATGGGGTTACAATGCAAGAAAAAGCTATTTCAAAAGTTATTAGTTTAAAACTAAAAGAAGCTCAAGAGATAACTGATATTATATAA
- a CDS encoding radical SAM protein, which produces MKKRIIPIFVPHKGCPHDCIFCNQKKITGVSTDVTSEDARNIIEECLKTIDKDADVEIAFFGGSFTAIDVDIQKSLLAVAKEYVEKGFIKDIRMSTRPDCISEEILEMLKEYKTSIIELGVQSLDEKVLLDSIRGHQSEIVYKSSKLIKNSGIKLGLQMMVGLPADTEEKCIFTAKKFVELRPDCVRIYPTLVVKETGLEKLMEQNEYKPFTLDESIRIVKKVLVLFYVNDINVIRVGLQATDDIQMGKAVLAGPYHPAFRELVEAEMIKDYLEFLILQNKNINNVLVKSNKKNISKIIGNKKTNIKYMKENFGVILKTQESDLDINQLEIVLDGKSLIIANMRDIHRKLYDIYNL; this is translated from the coding sequence ATGAAAAAGAGAATTATACCTATATTTGTTCCTCACAAAGGTTGTCCTCATGATTGTATATTTTGTAATCAAAAAAAAATAACAGGTGTGAGTACTGATGTTACTAGTGAAGATGCAAGAAATATAATTGAAGAATGTCTAAAGACTATAGATAAGGATGCTGATGTAGAAATAGCATTTTTTGGTGGAAGTTTTACTGCCATAGATGTAGATATACAAAAAAGTTTATTAGCTGTTGCCAAAGAATATGTAGAAAAAGGTTTTATAAAAGATATTAGAATGTCCACAAGGCCAGATTGTATTAGTGAAGAAATATTGGAAATGTTAAAAGAATATAAGACAAGTATAATAGAGCTTGGAGTACAATCCTTAGATGAAAAAGTATTGTTAGATAGTATTAGAGGTCATCAGTCAGAAATTGTATATAAGAGTTCAAAGTTGATAAAAAATAGTGGAATTAAACTTGGTTTACAAATGATGGTTGGGCTTCCAGCTGATACAGAAGAAAAATGCATATTTACAGCCAAAAAATTTGTAGAGCTTAGACCAGATTGTGTAAGAATTTATCCAACTTTAGTGGTAAAAGAGACTGGTCTGGAAAAATTGATGGAGCAAAACGAATATAAGCCATTTACACTTGACGAGAGTATAAGAATAGTAAAAAAAGTACTTGTATTATTTTATGTTAATGATATAAATGTAATAAGAGTCGGGCTTCAAGCTACTGATGATATACAAATGGGAAAAGCTGTCTTAGCGGGTCCATATCACCCTGCTTTTAGAGAATTAGTAGAAGCTGAGATGATAAAAGATTATTTAGAATTTCTTATTTTACAAAATAAAAATATAAATAACGTGTTGGTGAAGTCTAATAAAAAGAATATTTCTAAAATAATAGGAAATAAAAAAACAAATATTAAATATATGAAAGAAAATTTTGGTGTGATTTTAAAAACACAAGAATCAGATTTAGATATAAATCAATTAGAAATTGTGTTAGATGGGAAAAGTTTAATTATTGCTAATATGAGAGACATCCATAGAAAATTGTATGACATTTATAACCTTTAG
- a CDS encoding ribonuclease III — MKISKKLLDNIQRFEDVINYKFKNKEYILEALTHSSYSNENKRYNFNERLEFLGDSVLGIVISDYLFNEESNLPEGELTKLRANIVCEDSLSEVANDINLGVHMLLGRGEEATGGRHRTSILADAFEAVIAAIYLDGGFESARQFILHHMENIIYDSRKGNIFRDYKTHLQEVLQGNGENNIWYRLIEEKGPDHNKRFVMEVGINEGVLGIGEGKSKKEAEQLAAKVALKKKLWEK, encoded by the coding sequence ATGAAGATAAGTAAAAAATTACTAGATAATATACAAAGATTTGAAGATGTTATAAATTATAAATTTAAAAATAAAGAATATATACTAGAAGCTCTTACACATAGTTCATATTCTAATGAAAATAAGAGATATAATTTTAATGAAAGATTAGAATTTTTAGGAGATTCAGTTTTAGGCATAGTGATAAGTGATTATTTATTTAATGAAGAATCTAATCTGCCCGAAGGGGAATTGACTAAGCTTAGAGCAAATATAGTTTGTGAGGATTCATTAAGTGAAGTTGCAAATGATATAAATTTAGGGGTTCATATGTTACTGGGTAGAGGTGAAGAAGCTACTGGAGGTAGACATAGAACTTCAATATTAGCAGATGCATTTGAGGCTGTAATAGCAGCAATATATCTTGATGGAGGATTTGAAAGTGCAAGACAATTTATATTACACCATATGGAAAATATAATTTACGATTCAAGAAAGGGAAATATATTTAGAGACTATAAAACACATCTTCAAGAAGTATTACAAGGAAATGGAGAAAATAATATTTGGTATAGGCTTATAGAAGAAAAAGGACCAGACCATAATAAAAGGTTTGTTATGGAAGTGGGAATTAATGAAGGTGTTTTGGGGATAGGAGAAGGTAAAAGTAAAAAAGAAGCAGAACAATTGGCTGCTAAAGTAGCTTTAAAGAAAAAATTATGGGAAAAATAA
- a CDS encoding zinc ribbon domain-containing protein encodes MKHLYEEVAYLKGLAEGLEISTESKEGKMIHKIVDALEVFAEAIVTLDEEQEELQDFVESIDEDLADLEEDIADMEDDLYEEDEENDDDEDFSYIEMECPNCGELVEIDEDLLYDDDVDVVCPDCKAVILSSEDDYDDDDCTCGGCSNCDDRE; translated from the coding sequence ATGAAACATTTATATGAAGAAGTTGCATACTTAAAAGGTTTAGCAGAAGGTTTAGAAATAAGCACTGAAAGTAAAGAAGGGAAAATGATACATAAAATAGTTGATGCATTAGAAGTATTTGCAGAAGCTATTGTAACATTGGATGAAGAACAGGAAGAACTTCAAGATTTTGTTGAATCTATAGACGAAGATTTAGCAGATTTAGAAGAAGATATTGCTGACATGGAAGATGACCTTTACGAAGAAGATGAAGAAAATGATGACGATGAGGACTTCAGCTATATAGAAATGGAATGCCCAAATTGTGGAGAATTAGTAGAAATAGACGAAGATTTGTTATATGATGATGACGTAGATGTTGTTTGTCCTGATTGTAAGGCTGTAATATTATCATCAGAAGATGATTATGATGATGATGATTGTACATGTGGTGGTTGTTCGAATTGTGATGATAGAGAATAA
- the efp gene encoding elongation factor P gives MVSAGDFRKGVTFEKDGQPCLVVDFQHVKPGKGAAFVRTKYRNLKTGAIREESFNPSEKFPKAVIDTRQMQYLYNDGELYYFMDQENFEQIPLNYDQVEDAIKFLKENEVATIRFYQGQPFQVEAPNFAELEVVDTEPGIKGDTASNVTKAATVETGAVVQVPLFINTGDKVKIDTRTGEYLSRV, from the coding sequence ATGGTATCAGCAGGTGATTTTAGAAAAGGTGTTACATTTGAAAAAGATGGACAACCATGTTTAGTAGTTGATTTTCAACACGTTAAGCCAGGTAAAGGAGCTGCTTTCGTTAGGACTAAATACAGAAATTTAAAAACAGGAGCTATAAGAGAAGAAAGTTTTAATCCAAGTGAAAAATTCCCTAAAGCTGTAATAGATACAAGACAAATGCAATATCTATACAATGATGGTGAGTTATATTATTTTATGGACCAAGAAAATTTTGAACAAATACCATTAAACTATGATCAAGTTGAAGATGCAATTAAATTCTTAAAAGAAAATGAAGTTGCTACAATAAGATTTTATCAAGGACAACCATTCCAAGTGGAAGCTCCAAACTTTGCAGAACTAGAAGTTGTAGATACAGAGCCAGGAATAAAGGGTGATACAGCAAGTAATGTAACTAAAGCAGCTACAGTTGAAACTGGAGCAGTTGTTCAAGTTCCATTATTTATAAATACTGGAGATAAAGTGAAGATAGATACTAGAACAGGTGAATATTTATCAAGAGTATAA